One genomic segment of Strix aluco isolate bStrAlu1 chromosome 9, bStrAlu1.hap1, whole genome shotgun sequence includes these proteins:
- the PRSS56 gene encoding serine protease 56, with protein sequence MERGGKRTRDALLGVCLVPPVLLPLLPLLQLVGGAPLSQGLYPMPAGVLQALSSRGTLVLEAALRSALLALERALAEQQRQRGACGLCAPCLFPPCANLTRHCPRESQPPTVPPAVPPSCQALLDAQALPELPQRNWALSQACAPYQHLCPPGGAQHACAPLSARLCRHRLQECRMAAAAPGPDVPEGTVMPGSCGRRGDPQANATAPRGRIMGGSVAPRGAWPWLVSVRLHGELMCGGVLVGLSWVLTAAHCFAGNRNELAWTVVVGDHELGKLGMGEQAVPVRRILPHPKFNPKTFHGDLALLELAVPLAPSPTVSPVCLPSGHAEPSPGTTCYIAGWGSLYEEGPMADVVMEARVPLLSQETCRGALGRDLLTNAMFCAGYLSGGIDSCQGDSGGPLACQDPSSHRFVLYGITSWGDGCGEQGKPGVYTRVTAFVDWLSLQMDPAPSSREPSCFDLLALARLPPEQQPPERTRLCAFYAGSCRAPQGRAACARLAEDTCRARTRRCELHSYTQTLVDLLRRAGDFIRNQFDFSFLTRALPQLLGKIYGHLFPHRVRRDVPGLAMAGAQPSPTAEGPQSPPTRWGAGWPPPFAGLFGAVGPRLQDWVEALRAMAGGSPLAPTPDGGQLPRETWLFLQRGEEAVEELVGQGRAFLAQLRAELDLGTSIEATEPQRTLEELAGTPALSRSAPREKRELVPTELPGVEEEEEEAGAGRACPGLNASAVRVAAVRELYAWVLRVPEPDLTMTFQEILVDLGSKNTKGLYRAQVRATVGGRPTAFAGLVGLESDSLARSMPGLVALALEALKT encoded by the exons ATGGAGCGAGGAGGGAAGAGGACGCGGGATGCCCTTCTTGGGGTCTGCCTGgtcccccctgtgctgctgccgctgctgccgctgctgcagcTGGTTGGGGGGGCCCCCCTAAGTCAGGGGCTGTACCCCATGCCGGCCGGCGTCCTGCAAG CGCTGTCGAGCCGGGGAACGCTGGTGCTGGAGGCGGCGCTGAGGAGCGCGCTGCTGGCGCTGGAGCGGGCGCTGGCcgagcagcagcggcagcggggTGCCTGCGGGCTGTGTGCCCCCTGCCTCTTCCCCCCCTGCGCCAACCTCACCCGCCACTGCCCACGTGAGTCACAGCCCCCTA CCGTGCCCCCTGCCGTGCCCCCCAGCTGCCAGGCCCTGCTGGATGCCCAGGCGCTGCCCGAGCTGCCCCAGCGCAACTGGGCACTGAGCCAGGCCTGTGCCCCCTACCAGCACCTGTGCCCACCCGGGGGGGCCCAGCACGCCTGCGCCCCGCTCAGCGCCCGGCTCTGCCGCCACCGCCTCCAGGAGTGCC GGatggcagctgcagccccaggccCTGATGTGCCAGAGGGGACAGTGATGCCAG GGAGCTGTGGGCGCCGAGGAGACCCCCAAGCCAACGCCACAGCCCCCCGAGGACGGATCATGGGTGGCAGCGTGGCCCCACGGGGGGCCTGGCCCTGGCTGGTGTCGGTGCGGCTCCACGGGGAGCTGATGTGTGGaggggtgctggtggggctcTCCTGGGTCCTCACCGCAGCCCACTGCTTTGCTGG GAATCGGAATGAGCTGGCGTGGACAGTGGTGGTGGGCGACCATGAGCTGGGCAAGCTGGGCATGGGCGAGCAGGCAGTGCCTGTCCGGCGCATCCTGCCTCACCCCAAG TTTAACCCCAAGACGTTTCATGGGGACCTGGCGTTGCTGGAGCTGGCAGTGCCGCTGGCCCCGTCGCCCACCGTCAGCCCCGTGTGCCTGCCCAGCGGTCACGCAGAGCCCAGCCCCGGCACCACCTGCTACATCGCAGGCTGGGGGTCCCTCTATGAAG AGGGGCCAATGGCCGACGTGGTGATGGAGGCACGGGTGCCCCTGCTCAGCCAGGAGACGTGCCGgggtgccctgggcagggacctgCTCACCAACGCCATGTTCTGTGCTGGGTACTTGTCCGGGGGCATCGACTCCTGCCAG GGCGACTCAGGGGGCCCGCTCGCATGCCAGGACCCCTCCTCGCACCGCTTTGTCCTCTATGGTATCACCTCGTGGGGCGATGGCTGCGGTGAGCAGGGCAAACCGGGCGTCTACACCCGTGTCACTGCCTTCGTGGACTGGCTCAGCCTCCAGATGGACC CTGCCCCGAGCAGCCGGGAACCGAGCTGCTTCGACTTGCTGGCGCTGGCCCGGCTGCCCCCTGAGCAGCAGCCACCTGAACGCACCCGCCTCTGTGCCTTCTATGCTGGGTCCTGCCGGGCCCCCCAGGGCCGGGCCGCCTGCGCCCGCCTGGCCGAGGACACCTGCCGTGCCAGGACGAGACGATGCG AGCTGCACTCCTACACCCAGACCTTGGTGGATCTCCTGCGCCGGGCTGGGGACTTCATCCGAAACCAGTTCGACTTCTCCTTCCTCACCCGcgccctgccccagctcctgggcaAGATCTACGGGCATCTCTTCCCCCACCGCGTCCGCAGGGATGTCCCAG gcctggccatggcaggggcccagcccagccccacggcaGAGGGaccccagagcccccccaccAG gtggggtgctgggtggccGCCCCCCTTTGCCGGGCTCTTTGGGGCTGTGGGGCCCCGGCTGCAGGACTGGGTGGAGGCGCTGAGGGCCATGGCAGGGGGTAGCCCCCTGGCACCCACCCCGGATGGggggcagctccccagggagaCGTGGCTCTTCCTACAG CGGGGTGAGGAGGCGgtggaggagctggtgggacaGGGACGAGCCTTCCTTGCCCAGCTGCGGGCAGAGCTGGACCTCGGCACTTCCATCGAAGCCACGGAGCCACAACGGACACTTGAGGAGCTGGCAGGAACCCCCGCGCTGAGCC GGTCCGCACCAAGGGAGAAACGTGAGCTGGTGCCCACGGAGCTGccaggggtggaggaggaggaggaggaggcaggcgCAGGCAGAG CCTGCCCTGGCCTCAATGCGTCGGCCGTGCGGGTGGCTGCGGTGCGGGAGCTGTATGCCTGGGTGCTGCGGGTGCCTGAGCCAGACCTGACCATGACCTTCCAGGAG ATCCTGGTGGACTTGGGCTCCAAAAACACCAAGGGACTGTACCGGGCACAGGTGCGGGCCACAGTGGGGGGTCGCCCCACGGCCTTCGCTGGCCTCGTGGGGTTAGAGAGCGACTCGCTGGCCCGCAGCATGCCCGGCCTTGTCGCTCTGGCGCTTGAGGCACTGAAAACCTAA